One Candidatus Roseilinea sp. genomic region harbors:
- a CDS encoding GTP pyrophosphokinase — protein sequence MGKKQAGRLGGMEEHRTVKSLDELLRLMAPRSSSADLALIDRAYRLAEAAHIDQKRSTGEPYITHPLAVAGILAQTKLDPPTVAAALLHDVAEDTPVTVDDIRAQFGDEIAKLVDAVTKLSKREGIKREFTAGDGAKDEAPQTFNYRTERDAESLRKMMLGLAEDVRVVLIKLADRLHNMYTLDALPPERQRRIARETLDIYAPLANRLGIWEWKTQLEDLGFRYADPEQYAFLSRMVEAGAEERERRVRRYILALRDALAEAGIYHVEITGRAKQIYSIWRKMQRKNVSFDQINDTQAIRVIVEDGSDEAPEAEPSPSAPADDEGSEVNVDAIVNELQKEAQQDRAAKRRERKLAEQAQLMAQPAVQTCYIVLGIVHRLWKPIPGEFDDYIAVPKDNRYQSLHTAVITEDGKTLEVQIRTRAMHRAAEYGVAAHWLYKDDAQISGAYQKHIEQLREAIKSIGSEAEDAASFVDALKTDQFKDTVFCFTPKGKLIELPAGSTIIDFAYRIHTEIGDHCRGAKVNGRMEPLTYKLKNGDQVEVITRPNAQPSRDWLHDPSYIATSAARNKVRQWFRRQDRAQNIAAGREMIERELKRMGVSDWMKLADVYRLFKVEPGKEDDFLEKVGYGSITLMSVSSRVLEEERRRQKQREEWLAGLTNLIRPRRNSNTPTKGGQFIVAGVHGMYCTPAQCCNPLPGDEVIGYVTRGQGVKVHRRDCKNILNAEQERLIEVVYVGNPDETYPVQFMVTAAERTGLLAELTHVLAENRINITDVSIAKRDLQHGEVQVWLKAELASADQVAPVMNKLKQVRHVFEVNRVFGGRGR from the coding sequence ATGGGGAAAAAGCAGGCGGGGCGTCTAGGCGGGATGGAGGAGCACCGTACGGTTAAGTCCCTTGATGAGCTGCTCAGGCTGATGGCGCCACGGAGCAGCAGCGCAGACCTTGCGCTCATCGATCGCGCCTACCGCTTAGCCGAAGCCGCGCATATTGACCAGAAGCGCTCGACCGGCGAGCCTTACATCACGCACCCACTAGCCGTGGCGGGCATCCTCGCCCAGACCAAGCTCGATCCTCCAACGGTTGCGGCGGCGCTGCTGCACGACGTGGCGGAAGATACGCCGGTCACGGTGGACGACATCCGCGCCCAGTTTGGCGATGAGATCGCCAAGCTCGTGGACGCTGTGACGAAGCTCAGCAAGCGCGAAGGCATCAAGCGCGAGTTCACCGCCGGCGACGGCGCAAAAGATGAAGCGCCGCAGACGTTCAACTACCGCACCGAGCGCGACGCTGAGAGTTTGCGCAAGATGATGCTGGGGTTGGCCGAGGACGTGCGCGTGGTGCTGATCAAGCTGGCCGACCGGTTGCACAACATGTATACGCTGGACGCGCTGCCGCCAGAGAGGCAGCGCCGCATCGCGCGTGAGACGCTGGACATCTACGCGCCGCTGGCCAACCGGCTGGGCATCTGGGAGTGGAAGACGCAGCTCGAAGACTTGGGCTTCCGCTACGCCGACCCCGAGCAGTATGCCTTCCTCTCGCGCATGGTCGAAGCCGGCGCCGAGGAACGCGAACGACGGGTTCGCCGCTACATTCTGGCGCTGCGCGACGCGCTGGCCGAGGCCGGCATCTACCATGTCGAAATCACCGGCCGCGCCAAACAAATTTACAGCATCTGGCGCAAGATGCAGCGCAAGAACGTCTCGTTCGACCAGATCAACGACACACAAGCCATCCGCGTCATCGTCGAAGATGGCAGCGACGAAGCGCCTGAGGCGGAACCATCGCCCAGCGCGCCGGCGGACGACGAGGGCAGCGAAGTGAACGTGGATGCAATCGTCAACGAGCTGCAGAAAGAGGCGCAGCAGGATCGCGCTGCGAAGCGCCGCGAACGCAAGCTGGCGGAGCAAGCGCAATTGATGGCCCAGCCGGCCGTGCAGACCTGCTACATCGTGCTCGGCATCGTGCATCGCCTGTGGAAGCCCATCCCCGGCGAGTTCGACGACTACATCGCCGTGCCGAAGGACAACCGCTACCAGAGCCTGCACACCGCGGTGATCACCGAGGACGGCAAAACGCTGGAGGTGCAAATCCGCACGCGGGCGATGCACCGGGCGGCCGAGTACGGCGTGGCCGCCCACTGGCTCTACAAAGACGACGCGCAGATCAGCGGCGCATACCAAAAACACATCGAGCAACTGCGCGAGGCCATCAAGTCCATCGGCAGCGAGGCGGAAGACGCCGCGTCGTTCGTGGACGCGCTGAAGACCGACCAGTTCAAGGACACCGTCTTCTGCTTCACCCCCAAAGGCAAGCTGATCGAACTGCCCGCCGGCTCGACCATCATTGACTTTGCCTATCGCATCCATACCGAGATCGGCGACCATTGCCGAGGCGCAAAGGTCAACGGGCGCATGGAGCCGCTGACCTACAAGCTCAAGAACGGCGACCAGGTCGAGGTGATCACCCGGCCGAACGCCCAGCCCAGCCGCGACTGGCTGCACGACCCGTCTTATATCGCGACTTCGGCGGCGCGAAACAAGGTGCGCCAGTGGTTCCGCAGACAAGATCGCGCGCAAAACATCGCCGCCGGCCGCGAGATGATCGAGCGCGAGCTCAAGCGCATGGGCGTGTCGGACTGGATGAAGTTGGCCGACGTGTATCGCCTGTTCAAGGTCGAGCCCGGCAAAGAGGATGACTTCCTGGAGAAGGTGGGCTACGGCTCCATCACGTTGATGAGCGTGTCGTCGCGCGTGCTGGAGGAGGAACGCCGCCGGCAGAAGCAGCGCGAGGAATGGCTCGCCGGCCTGACCAACCTGATCCGACCCAGGCGCAACAGCAACACCCCGACAAAGGGCGGTCAGTTCATCGTCGCCGGCGTACACGGCATGTATTGCACGCCGGCGCAGTGCTGCAACCCGCTGCCCGGCGATGAGGTGATCGGCTACGTCACGCGCGGTCAGGGCGTCAAGGTGCACAGGCGCGACTGCAAGAACATCCTGAATGCCGAGCAAGAGCGCCTGATCGAAGTCGTCTACGTCGGCAATCCCGACGAGACGTATCCTGTGCAGTTCATGGTCACCGCTGCCGAGCGCACCGGCCTGTTGGCCGAGCTGACCCACGTGCTGGCCGAGAACAGGATCAACATCACCGACGTGAGCATCGCCAAGCGCGACTTACAGCACGGCGAAGTGCAGGTGTGGCTCAAGGCCGAGCTGGCCAGCGCCGATCAGGTCGCGCCGGTGATGAACAAGCTCAAGCAGGTCAGGCACGTCTTCGAGGTCAACCGCGTGTTCGGCGGGCGCGGCCGGTGA
- a CDS encoding phosphodiesterase, which yields MHPLIRRRREDIEFAGVKLPAFFRRSPPRVFVVGLDCAAPELVFDRWRDDLPNLSRLAAGGVWGELQSCIPAITVPAWSSMLSSRDPGVLGIYGFRNRADTSYGRMTTANAEHVKEKRVWDYLTAAGKRSVIIGVPQTFPVKPLNGCLISDFLTPGRHSPFAYPPRLKDEVLRIAPDYAFDVNEFRTEDKDWLLRQIYAMTEARFKVVDALLTSEPWDFFMVMEIGVDRIHHGFWRYHDPRHWRYQAGNPYERAIHDYYVYLDAKIGAWLEMIPEDAIVLVVSDHGAKRLDGGICLNEWLWREGYLVLKEAPRPGKIVSLEQLIERDAVDWSRTRAWGSGGYYGRVFLNVQGREPQGVVALAEYEALRDELAEKLAAIPNHRGEAIGTRVFKPQEIYQQVNGIAPDLIVYFGDLLWRSVGSLGHGRIYTFENDTGPDDCNHAQNGLFIWRDPRRLGNGRKVEGAQLMDIAPTLLRALGLSVPGHMQGKALI from the coding sequence ATGCACCCTCTAATCCGCCGGCGGCGGGAGGATATAGAATTCGCCGGCGTGAAGCTGCCAGCCTTCTTCCGGCGTTCGCCCCCGCGCGTCTTTGTTGTGGGGCTGGACTGCGCCGCGCCCGAGTTGGTGTTCGACCGCTGGCGCGACGATTTGCCGAATCTCTCGCGCCTGGCCGCCGGCGGCGTATGGGGCGAGCTGCAGTCGTGCATCCCGGCGATCACCGTGCCGGCGTGGAGTTCGATGCTCTCCTCGCGCGATCCCGGTGTGCTCGGCATCTACGGCTTTCGTAATCGCGCCGACACGTCCTATGGGCGCATGACCACGGCGAACGCGGAGCACGTCAAAGAGAAGCGCGTGTGGGATTACCTGACCGCGGCCGGCAAGCGCAGCGTGATCATCGGCGTTCCGCAGACCTTTCCGGTGAAGCCGCTCAACGGCTGTCTGATCTCGGACTTCCTGACGCCGGGCCGGCACAGCCCGTTCGCCTATCCCCCCCGCCTGAAAGACGAGGTGCTGCGCATCGCGCCGGACTACGCGTTCGACGTCAACGAGTTCCGCACCGAGGACAAAGATTGGCTGCTCCGGCAGATCTACGCGATGACCGAAGCGCGCTTCAAAGTGGTGGACGCGCTGCTGACGAGCGAGCCGTGGGACTTCTTCATGGTGATGGAGATCGGTGTGGATCGCATTCATCACGGCTTCTGGCGCTATCATGATCCGCGCCACTGGCGTTACCAAGCCGGCAACCCCTATGAGCGCGCCATTCACGATTACTACGTCTATCTGGACGCCAAGATCGGCGCGTGGCTAGAGATGATCCCTGAGGATGCCATCGTGCTGGTGGTGTCCGACCACGGCGCGAAGCGTCTGGACGGCGGCATCTGCCTGAACGAGTGGCTGTGGCGCGAAGGATATCTGGTGCTGAAGGAAGCGCCGCGGCCGGGCAAGATCGTCTCGCTGGAGCAACTGATCGAGCGCGACGCGGTGGACTGGTCACGCACGCGGGCCTGGGGCAGCGGCGGCTACTATGGGCGCGTCTTCCTCAACGTGCAAGGCCGCGAACCGCAAGGCGTGGTTGCCCTCGCCGAGTATGAGGCCCTGCGCGACGAATTGGCGGAGAAACTCGCGGCCATCCCAAATCATCGCGGTGAGGCCATCGGCACGCGCGTCTTCAAACCGCAGGAGATCTACCAGCAGGTCAACGGCATTGCGCCGGACCTCATCGTGTATTTCGGCGATTTGTTGTGGCGCTCGGTCGGCTCGCTGGGCCACGGCCGCATCTACACCTTCGAGAACGACACCGGGCCGGACGATTGCAACCATGCGCAGAACGGGCTGTTCATCTGGCGCGACCCGCGCCGTCTCGGCAACGGTCGCAAGGTCGAGGGCGCGCAATTGATGGACATCGCGCCTACCCTGCTCCGCGCGTTGGGCCTGTCGGTGCCCGGGCACATGCAAGGGAAGGCGCTGATCTGA
- the lgt gene encoding prolipoprotein diacylglyceryl transferase — protein MYPPVGPVLIEIGPLALRWYGVLMVTAFIVAAAIAARYVERKGQDGSNVWDGLLWVLVGAVIGARLYYVFIQSPRGPNGIERYLTHPLEILNVMGGGLHIFGGFIGGAAALLLYTRRRNLPAAIYLDGAALGMPLGQAIARLGNFINQELYGPPTTLPWGLRIDPPHRIPPFDDLARYPENTRFHPLFLYEMIWSLAGFALLHAVSRRFEKQLRDGDLILGYAIWYPLGRFFLEFLRTDSWFFPSTPFNVVHVLSFLAICVAAALLVTRHRAPREAVSAQA, from the coding sequence ATGTATCCGCCGGTTGGCCCTGTGTTGATTGAGATCGGCCCGTTGGCCTTGCGTTGGTATGGCGTGCTGATGGTGACTGCGTTCATCGTCGCTGCGGCGATCGCTGCACGCTATGTGGAGCGCAAAGGACAGGACGGCAGCAACGTGTGGGACGGGCTGCTCTGGGTATTGGTCGGCGCGGTGATCGGCGCGCGGCTGTATTATGTGTTCATCCAGTCACCGCGCGGGCCGAACGGCATCGAGCGTTACCTCACCCACCCGCTCGAAATCCTCAACGTGATGGGCGGCGGGCTGCATATCTTCGGCGGGTTCATCGGCGGCGCGGCTGCGCTGCTGCTTTACACGCGCCGGCGGAACTTGCCGGCGGCGATTTACCTCGACGGCGCTGCGTTGGGCATGCCGCTCGGCCAAGCCATCGCCCGGCTGGGCAACTTCATCAACCAGGAACTCTACGGGCCGCCCACAACGCTGCCGTGGGGCCTGCGGATTGACCCGCCCCATCGCATCCCGCCGTTCGACGATCTAGCGCGCTACCCGGAGAATACACGCTTTCACCCGCTGTTCCTGTACGAAATGATCTGGAGCCTAGCCGGTTTCGCGCTACTCCACGCCGTCTCGCGCCGATTCGAGAAACAACTGCGCGATGGCGATCTGATCCTCGGCTACGCCATCTGGTATCCGTTAGGACGCTTCTTCCTCGAATTCCTACGCACCGACTCGTGGTTCTTCCCCAGCACGCCGTTCAACGTCGTGCATGTGCTGTCATTCCTGGCGATCTGCGTCGCGGCGGCGTTGCTGGTGACGCGTCACCGCGCTCCAAGGGAAGCAGTTTCGGCGCAGGCATAA
- a CDS encoding sulfatase yields MARRPPDIVLLVLDTRRVDRFACFGAPTRTSPNLDAFARECTRFAWAIAPAQWSIPAHASLFTGEYPSVHGMFQTTSVLADALPTLAERLRDGGYFTAAFCNNPLVGVVNNGLRRGFQSFLNYVGLITTHPNQAGPQSGLLDKYRQWFKRKFAEFVSSAQGVVANSERLTELSFTPLFFPIWQAALSLKGNSARSLSDAARLLIRREGLSPRQPVFCFINLMDTHMPYHAPRRLVERFAPQFFRNRELQAYLRRFNSDAFGWLAPLEDEIAPEHKALLDGMYDAQAAWQDEMVGAFFDRLRASGALERALFIVTSDHGEHLGERQLVGHTISLYNELIHVPLLVRDPTGEFAPGTCVNHFVSSRRLFHTALAAAGIASPVERALSLVNVGANDPEQGEAFSEAVLPLNVQHMLIRRKPELARRRGADRRRIAVCSERYKLIQTGADHFELYDLSRDPGETENLCDQLPARVEALRERLRAFALQQSGRQATEQAVTSDDPLVLNRLRDLGYLE; encoded by the coding sequence ATGGCGCGTCGCCCACCCGATATTGTGCTGCTCGTGCTCGACACGCGCAGGGTAGATCGTTTCGCTTGCTTCGGCGCCCCTACCCGCACCTCGCCGAACCTCGACGCATTCGCCCGTGAATGCACGCGCTTCGCATGGGCTATCGCGCCTGCGCAATGGAGCATTCCGGCGCACGCCTCGCTCTTCACGGGCGAGTATCCGTCCGTCCACGGCATGTTCCAGACGACCAGCGTGCTCGCCGATGCGCTGCCCACCCTGGCCGAGCGCCTGCGTGACGGTGGCTATTTCACGGCCGCCTTTTGCAACAACCCGCTCGTCGGCGTGGTGAACAACGGATTGCGCCGCGGCTTTCAAAGCTTCCTCAACTACGTCGGCCTGATCACCACCCATCCCAATCAGGCCGGCCCGCAGTCCGGGCTGCTGGACAAATACCGGCAATGGTTCAAGCGTAAATTCGCCGAGTTCGTCTCCAGCGCGCAGGGCGTCGTTGCAAATTCGGAGCGGCTGACCGAGCTGTCGTTCACGCCGCTCTTCTTCCCAATCTGGCAGGCGGCGCTGAGCTTGAAGGGTAATTCGGCGCGTTCACTCAGCGACGCTGCCCGCCTGCTCATCCGGCGCGAGGGGCTTTCGCCGCGCCAGCCGGTCTTTTGCTTTATCAACCTCATGGACACGCACATGCCGTATCACGCACCGCGCCGGCTGGTGGAGCGCTTCGCCCCGCAGTTCTTCCGCAATCGTGAGCTGCAAGCATATTTGCGCCGCTTCAACAGCGACGCTTTCGGATGGCTCGCGCCGCTGGAAGACGAGATTGCGCCGGAGCACAAAGCGCTGTTGGACGGCATGTACGACGCGCAGGCGGCGTGGCAGGATGAAATGGTCGGCGCGTTCTTCGACCGACTGCGCGCAAGTGGCGCGCTCGAGCGCGCGCTGTTCATCGTCACGTCCGACCACGGCGAGCACCTGGGCGAGCGGCAACTGGTCGGCCATACCATCTCGCTCTACAACGAATTGATCCATGTGCCGCTGCTCGTGCGTGACCCGACGGGCGAATTTGCGCCTGGGACATGCGTGAATCATTTCGTATCGTCTCGACGGTTGTTCCACACGGCGCTCGCCGCTGCTGGCATCGCCTCTCCGGTAGAGCGGGCGCTCTCGCTGGTGAACGTCGGTGCAAACGATCCGGAGCAGGGCGAGGCGTTTTCCGAAGCCGTCTTGCCACTGAACGTACAGCACATGCTCATACGCCGCAAGCCGGAGCTGGCCCGCCGGCGCGGTGCGGATCGGCGGCGCATCGCGGTATGCAGCGAGCGCTACAAGCTCATCCAGACCGGCGCGGATCACTTCGAACTGTATGACCTGTCGCGCGATCCCGGCGAGACGGAGAACCTGTGCGACCAACTGCCGGCACGGGTTGAGGCGCTGCGAGAGCGCCTGCGCGCGTTCGCGCTGCAGCAGTCGGGACGCCAAGCGACAGAACAAGCCGTGACGAGCGACGACCCACTCGTGCTGAACCGCCTGAGGGATTTGGGTTATCTGGAGTGA